From a region of the Anaerobranca gottschalkii DSM 13577 genome:
- a CDS encoding ABC transporter ATP-binding protein: protein MKNSVFNKWPFLILAVLIGAASSIIEGFISIFMMRVVDTALAGDKMLFFNEAKILVFLAISLLPINLALSFAKGLYKYKTLSSLKFAFMNSVFKKNISEFQRDNNGLYISAMTNDMNIIENNYIEGIFQVCMNVISFLVAVIVIYSVSPFALLLAVIITLLSTILTIFLSKPLQRHQAQRSKLFEDYTSYIREVLGAFSIIKANDLSSKVKDNFYNKSKDIQYKGYVIDKIYTFFLAIQHFTVLLSFFGIAAVVIFMAIRGHMTAGGVVLIISNMDKIINPLMQVAEWLPKIFSVKSLFKKMEETLKNNNQYEEKIVLTSFNDTLELKDVSFGYDDHLILKNINLKFKKGGKYLIVGPSGGGKSTLLKLLRKYFLPSNGVITIDNLDLKDITKESYFNIIANVEQQVFLFEDTLRNNLTLYKDYSDEEINLAIRRSGLTQFVEELPNKLDTIIYDNGKNISGGEKSRIAIARSLLANKDIIFLDEAFASLDEKVAREIEKTLLSLENITVVNVSHVLFDDTKISYDKVI from the coding sequence ATGAAAAATTCAGTATTTAACAAATGGCCATTTTTGATTTTAGCTGTTTTAATCGGTGCTGCCTCTTCTATTATTGAAGGATTCATTTCGATATTTATGATGAGGGTCGTTGATACTGCATTAGCAGGAGATAAAATGTTATTTTTTAATGAAGCAAAGATTTTAGTTTTTTTAGCTATATCATTGTTACCTATCAATCTTGCTTTATCCTTTGCGAAAGGGTTATACAAATACAAAACACTTTCTTCCCTTAAGTTTGCTTTTATGAATAGTGTTTTCAAAAAAAATATTAGTGAATTTCAAAGGGATAATAATGGTTTGTATATCTCAGCAATGACTAATGATATGAATATAATTGAAAACAATTATATTGAAGGTATTTTTCAAGTTTGCATGAATGTTATTTCTTTCCTAGTAGCTGTAATTGTTATTTACTCTGTAAGCCCCTTCGCCTTGTTATTAGCAGTTATCATTACTTTATTAAGTACTATTTTAACAATATTTTTAAGCAAACCTCTTCAAAGACATCAAGCTCAAAGATCTAAACTTTTCGAAGATTATACTTCCTATATTAGAGAAGTTCTTGGAGCATTTTCTATTATTAAAGCCAATGACCTTAGTTCTAAAGTTAAGGACAATTTCTATAATAAAAGTAAAGATATCCAATATAAAGGTTATGTTATTGATAAGATATATACATTTTTCTTGGCAATCCAACATTTTACAGTTCTTCTTTCCTTTTTTGGCATTGCCGCAGTAGTAATTTTTATGGCTATTAGAGGTCATATGACTGCCGGTGGAGTAGTATTAATAATTAGTAATATGGATAAAATCATTAACCCTCTAATGCAAGTTGCCGAATGGTTGCCAAAAATATTTTCTGTTAAATCTTTATTTAAAAAAATGGAAGAAACCCTTAAAAATAACAATCAATACGAGGAGAAGATTGTACTTACTTCTTTTAATGATACCTTAGAATTAAAGGATGTTTCCTTTGGATACGATGATCATCTAATCTTAAAGAATATTAATTTAAAATTTAAAAAGGGTGGGAAATATCTAATTGTTGGTCCCAGTGGTGGAGGTAAATCCACTTTACTAAAACTATTACGTAAATATTTTCTTCCATCTAACGGTGTAATAACTATTGATAATTTAGACTTGAAAGATATAACTAAAGAAAGTTATTTTAACATCATTGCAAATGTAGAGCAGCAAGTTTTTCTCTTTGAAGATACGCTGAGAAATAATCTAACCCTTTATAAAGATTATAGTGATGAAGAGATTAACTTAGCTATTCGAAGGTCAGGGCTTACCCAGTTTGTAGAAGAATTACCAAATAAATTAGATACAATAATTTACGACAATGGTAAGAATATATCTGGCGGTGAAAAAAGTAGAATAGCTATTGCCAGAAGTCTTCTTGCCAATAAAGATATCATCTTTTTAGACGAAGCATTTGCCAGTCTTGATGAAAAAGTAGCTAGAGAGATTGAGAAAACTTTATTAAGTTTAGAAAATATCACTGTAGTTAATGTAAGCCATGTACTTTTTGATGACACAAAAATATCCTATGATAAGGTAATTT
- a CDS encoding ATP-binding cassette domain-containing protein, whose protein sequence is MKELLLKRKFRFALYILACMIPIADQLIINFTLALMIGSIEIATIEHFTKVVFVSLGAVTLGSVLYLISRFMRISFMRDTLLDVRVKAFDKIMKSSYKTFNMKSKDSYISNLINDINIFENNFFLKLINVIFTGGTFVAVIIILGFMDFLFAIGILFISLLLLLIIKLFEKKTVELQEKVSNSNEEFSIDIANTFNGLEILKLNNIEDRFLKKTLLKIKNLEKRKYQYTVFTEGQARVSNLMGYFVVVSILIYLLNLHSTDMSLTRLIFMFQLSSNSVWSMVRLLPLLNELKSSVNIYNKITKSDEDILPASSGDKEFSFQSLIEVKDLYFNYEGKEVFRGVSFTIEKGKKYLIKGASGAGKSTLIKLLSKIYDDYQGMITVDGIDYKEINEDSLNQKVGFIYQDVFLFEDTIINNITLYKDYEEEKIVKAIDAAGLKDVINKKALGLNEMILENGKNLSGGERQRISIARAIIKDSEILFVDEGTSSLNEELGRSIENTILSLDSTVIAISHRYYQGITEKYDYVLEIVNGKINKYTSEEYFRGEIAV, encoded by the coding sequence GTGAAGGAACTTTTGTTAAAGAGAAAATTCAGATTCGCTTTATACATCTTAGCTTGTATGATACCTATAGCAGATCAATTGATTATTAACTTTACTTTGGCTTTAATGATAGGAAGTATTGAAATTGCCACTATAGAGCACTTTACTAAGGTAGTATTTGTTTCTTTGGGTGCTGTTACTTTAGGTTCGGTCCTGTATCTTATCTCCCGTTTTATGAGAATTTCTTTTATGCGGGATACTCTTTTAGATGTTCGAGTTAAGGCCTTTGATAAAATCATGAAGTCATCATATAAAACCTTTAATATGAAATCAAAGGACTCATATATATCTAACTTAATCAATGATATTAACATCTTTGAAAATAATTTTTTCTTAAAACTAATCAATGTTATATTTACCGGTGGTACCTTCGTTGCCGTAATAATTATATTAGGATTTATGGACTTTTTGTTTGCAATAGGTATACTTTTTATTTCATTGCTTTTACTCTTAATTATAAAATTATTTGAAAAGAAAACTGTTGAACTACAAGAAAAAGTTTCTAATAGTAATGAAGAATTTTCAATAGATATTGCTAATACCTTTAACGGCTTAGAAATTTTAAAATTGAATAATATAGAAGATAGATTCCTAAAGAAAACTCTACTTAAAATAAAGAATCTAGAGAAAAGGAAGTACCAATATACTGTATTTACCGAAGGCCAAGCTAGGGTTAGTAATTTGATGGGATATTTTGTGGTTGTTTCTATACTAATATATTTGTTAAACCTCCACTCTACCGATATGTCCCTAACAAGACTGATATTTATGTTTCAATTATCAAGCAATTCTGTATGGAGTATGGTTCGCTTATTGCCATTGTTAAATGAACTCAAATCCTCAGTCAATATCTACAATAAAATAACTAAGTCCGATGAAGATATCCTTCCAGCCTCTTCTGGAGATAAAGAATTTTCCTTCCAATCCCTGATAGAAGTCAAAGATTTATATTTTAACTATGAAGGTAAAGAAGTTTTTCGTGGTGTAAGTTTTACAATTGAAAAAGGAAAGAAATACTTAATTAAAGGTGCTAGTGGAGCTGGCAAATCTACCCTTATTAAATTACTTTCTAAAATTTATGATGATTATCAAGGAATGATCACCGTTGACGGTATTGATTATAAAGAGATAAATGAAGATAGCCTCAATCAAAAGGTTGGCTTTATCTATCAAGATGTTTTCTTGTTCGAAGATACCATAATTAATAATATTACCCTTTATAAAGACTATGAAGAAGAGAAAATTGTTAAAGCTATTGATGCCGCCGGTTTAAAAGATGTTATAAATAAAAAGGCTTTAGGTTTAAATGAGATGATTTTAGAAAATGGTAAAAATTTGTCTGGTGGTGAAAGGCAGCGGATCTCGATAGCAAGGGCAATTATTAAAGATTCAGAGATATTGTTCGTTGATGAAGGGACTTCAAGTTTAAATGAAGAATTAGGTAGGAGTATCGAAAATACTATTCTCTCTTTAGATAGTACCGTTATCGCCATTTCCCATCGCTATTATCAAGGAATTACAGAAAAATACGATTATGTTCTAGAAATAGTTAACGGGAAAATCAATAAATATACCAGTGAAGAATATTTTCGGGGGGAGATTGCCGTATGA